Proteins from a single region of Lysinibacillus sp. JNUCC-52:
- a CDS encoding thymidylate synthase, translated as MNVFFIETISGMELLHIVSHDVAGILAAAQGESVTFPVGHFKYEFHNLDFYEENGQIQQELVIYVSKI; from the coding sequence ATGAACGTATTTTTTATTGAAACGATTTCAGGGATGGAACTTTTACATATAGTGTCACATGATGTGGCTGGTATACTCGCTGCAGCTCAAGGGGAGAGCGTGACGTTTCCTGTTGGCCATTTTAAATATGAATTTCATAACTTAGATTTTTATGAAGAAAATGGGCAAATCCAACAAGAGCTAGTTATTTATGTGTCAAAAATATAA
- a CDS encoding Rrf2 family transcriptional regulator, with protein MVNSRFSVAIHILSLIATTSDKSQLTSDYIAGSVNTNPVVVRRMIGVLKRAGLLTSQSGIAGYGLVFEPKDLSLLTIYRAIDGPEQLFAIHDEPNPACAVGRKIQHTLEAVYIDVWHAMEKQLQAQTLQDVLDQLR; from the coding sequence ATGGTGAATAGTCGATTCTCGGTCGCTATCCATATACTTTCGCTCATTGCTACAACATCTGATAAAAGTCAGCTAACATCTGATTATATTGCTGGTAGTGTCAATACCAATCCAGTAGTCGTGCGACGAATGATCGGTGTATTAAAAAGAGCTGGTTTGTTAACATCGCAGTCAGGAATTGCAGGCTATGGGCTCGTTTTTGAACCAAAAGATTTGTCGTTATTAACTATTTATCGTGCAATTGATGGTCCTGAACAACTATTTGCAATTCATGATGAGCCAAACCCAGCATGTGCGGTTGGTCGAAAAATTCAGCATACGTTAGAAGCCGTTTATATAGATGTTTGGCATGCAATGGAAAAACAGTTACAAGCACAAACGTTACAAGATGTGCTAGATCAACTTCGTTAA